From one Pseudomonas sp. S35 genomic stretch:
- a CDS encoding acyl-CoA dehydrogenase family protein, producing MALHSFLQGYRGYADTQALGEALKALQDEGLDQLPLPGSGQTLARLSRLAQVAGHDLRLCKLFEGHTDALAIIAELDCPLPPVGSTWGMWAAEPPNANVRVRRDGHLLIVDGRKAWCSGAAAVSHGLLTAWDEQGRQQLVAVEMLQPAVTVTEQGWHAVGMAATGSVEVLFEGARGLAVGGPGDYLARPGFWHGGIGIAACWYGAAQHLAQVLHEHCAKRPEPHALAHLGAVDSALNGAACVLRASAEHIDREPKADARLLAQQTRACIENSVEQVLHHVGRAVGAGPYCKDPHFAQLMADLPVYVRQSHAERDLAGLGELVASEPTGRWQL from the coding sequence ATGGCGTTGCATAGCTTCCTTCAAGGTTACCGGGGGTATGCAGACACCCAGGCGCTAGGCGAGGCCCTGAAGGCGCTGCAGGACGAAGGCCTGGACCAACTGCCCTTGCCCGGCAGCGGCCAGACGCTGGCACGCTTGAGCCGCCTGGCCCAGGTGGCCGGGCATGACTTGCGCCTGTGCAAACTGTTCGAAGGCCACACCGACGCCTTGGCGATCATTGCTGAACTCGACTGCCCGTTGCCCCCCGTGGGCAGTACGTGGGGCATGTGGGCCGCCGAACCGCCAAACGCTAACGTTCGCGTGCGGCGCGACGGTCATCTATTGATAGTGGACGGTCGCAAAGCCTGGTGTTCTGGCGCGGCAGCGGTCAGTCATGGGCTACTGACCGCGTGGGACGAACAGGGCCGCCAGCAATTGGTCGCGGTCGAGATGTTGCAGCCCGCCGTTACGGTGACGGAGCAAGGCTGGCACGCAGTCGGCATGGCAGCCACGGGCAGCGTTGAAGTGCTCTTCGAGGGTGCCCGCGGCCTTGCGGTCGGCGGCCCCGGCGACTACCTCGCCCGCCCAGGCTTCTGGCACGGCGGGATCGGCATTGCAGCGTGTTGGTATGGCGCCGCACAACACCTGGCGCAGGTGCTGCATGAACACTGCGCCAAGCGCCCGGAACCCCACGCACTCGCCCACTTGGGTGCCGTGGACAGTGCGTTGAACGGCGCGGCCTGCGTACTGCGTGCCAGCGCCGAACACATCGACCGTGAACCCAAGGCGGATGCCCGACTGCTGGCCCAACAGACGCGGGCGTGCATCGAAAACAGCGTTGAGCAAGTGCTGCACCACGTTGGCCGTGCAGTCGGCGCCGGCCCTTATTGCAAGGACCCGCACTTTGCACAGTTGATGGCGGATTTACCGGTGTACGTGCGCCAGAGTCACGCCGAACGCGACCTCGCCGGCCTCGGCGAGCTGGTCGCAAGTGAACCCACAGGGAGGTGGCAACTATGA
- a CDS encoding PIG-L family deacetylase, with product MKANPIVGQGTPLHHWQASPRIAELALISVEQLVPEGHRAVIVAPHPDDEVLGCGGLLQGLAVLGRPMQLISVTDGSASHPGSRRWPVERLSVVRPQESAQALHRLGLPLHSLKWLRAGFTDSQVAAREDELTAFIQRHLKPTDVVFTTWREDGHCDHEAVGRASAKAAQSVGATLYELPVWTWHWATPEDSLVPWHRARKIPLSCEAVARKRHAIHAFASQLEGDPQIGLAPVLAPYVVERLLQPFEVVFV from the coding sequence ATGAAAGCCAACCCAATTGTTGGCCAGGGCACGCCGCTGCATCACTGGCAAGCGTCGCCACGGATCGCTGAGTTAGCGCTGATCAGCGTCGAACAGTTGGTGCCTGAAGGGCATCGTGCGGTGATCGTCGCGCCCCATCCGGATGATGAAGTGCTCGGCTGTGGCGGGCTGTTGCAAGGCCTGGCTGTACTGGGCCGGCCCATGCAGCTGATTTCAGTCACCGATGGCAGCGCCAGCCATCCCGGCTCACGGCGCTGGCCGGTGGAGCGCCTGAGTGTGGTGCGGCCCCAGGAATCGGCACAGGCCCTACATCGACTGGGTTTGCCATTGCACAGTTTGAAATGGCTGCGCGCAGGGTTTACCGACAGTCAGGTGGCGGCCCGGGAGGACGAATTGACCGCGTTTATCCAACGCCACCTCAAGCCCACGGACGTGGTGTTCACGACGTGGCGTGAGGACGGCCATTGCGACCACGAAGCCGTCGGCCGCGCCAGCGCCAAGGCCGCGCAATCGGTGGGTGCGACGTTGTATGAGCTGCCGGTCTGGACGTGGCACTGGGCAACCCCCGAAGACAGCCTGGTGCCCTGGCACCGTGCACGCAAAATCCCCCTGAGCTGCGAAGCCGTGGCCCGCAAACGTCACGCCATCCATGCCTTCGCCAGCCAACTGGAGGGCGACCCGCAGATCGGCCTGGCGCCAGTGCTGGCGCCCTATGTGGTGGAGCGCTTGCTGCAACCCTTTGAAGTGGTGTTCGTATGA